A genomic region of Deltaproteobacteria bacterium contains the following coding sequences:
- a CDS encoding protein kinase, producing the protein MTDTSMPSRLGRFKVQRRLGLGAMGEVFGAEDPDLNRPVAIKLLSAELTASPEYRERFRREAVAMASVAHPHVLQVFELGEAEGRPFFVMELLDGSDVQRLLDQEGPPPVQRAARWLLDAALGLGAAAERGLVHRDVKPANLMLHRGRVKVADFGIARTLQAHAALTSFGSVMGTPDYMAPEQALGLAVDARADIYALGITAWQLLVGKVPFEGPTYVDVLQHQVKTPLPDPRSLRPDVPKGLADLILKMAAKRAEDRPQRYDEVASALQAFAGEGAEAPASGPPAALRFVGGALGGKRVLLPLGESFVGRQVDCLVVLDDPQVSRRHAALTRGEAGLKVRDLASRNGVMVNGTRVPESELNVGDRLRIGDTQFLVEAAGVGEAPPVPEVTDPHMVLPMAALAPMGRAALLRDLARDLVLGAPLKLEKLNELTQMSLFPLRRFALVRLSEGKVQTLFHASRAETDMVTPLQAAMQLCMTSGTPVSAADARRDPRFASAQPQVATVLAAPLMGPQGAFGVLYGDAREVQKVAPEEAVAFETLAHLLAMHVSKG; encoded by the coding sequence ATGACCGACACGTCCATGCCCTCCCGACTGGGCCGGTTCAAGGTCCAGCGACGCTTGGGCCTGGGCGCCATGGGCGAGGTCTTTGGCGCCGAAGATCCAGATCTGAACAGGCCCGTGGCCATCAAGCTGCTCTCTGCCGAGCTGACGGCCTCGCCCGAGTACCGCGAGCGCTTCCGGCGCGAGGCGGTGGCCATGGCCTCGGTGGCGCACCCGCACGTGCTGCAGGTCTTCGAGCTGGGCGAGGCCGAGGGGCGGCCGTTCTTCGTGATGGAGCTCCTCGACGGCAGCGACGTGCAGCGCCTGCTCGATCAGGAAGGGCCGCCGCCGGTGCAGCGGGCCGCGCGCTGGCTCCTCGACGCCGCGCTGGGCCTGGGCGCCGCCGCCGAGCGCGGGCTGGTCCACCGCGACGTGAAGCCGGCGAATCTCATGCTCCACCGCGGGCGCGTGAAGGTGGCCGACTTCGGCATCGCGCGCACGCTCCAGGCGCACGCGGCGCTGACGTCGTTCGGCTCGGTGATGGGCACCCCCGACTACATGGCGCCCGAGCAGGCGCTCGGCCTGGCCGTCGACGCGCGCGCCGACATCTACGCCCTGGGCATCACCGCCTGGCAGCTCTTGGTGGGAAAGGTGCCGTTCGAGGGGCCGACCTACGTGGACGTGCTGCAGCACCAGGTGAAGACGCCGCTGCCTGATCCGCGCTCGTTGCGGCCGGATGTGCCCAAGGGCCTGGCCGACCTGATCTTGAAGATGGCCGCCAAGCGCGCGGAGGATCGGCCGCAGCGCTACGACGAGGTGGCGTCGGCGCTTCAAGCCTTTGCGGGCGAGGGCGCCGAGGCCCCGGCGTCGGGCCCGCCGGCGGCGCTGCGCTTCGTGGGCGGAGCGCTTGGAGGCAAGCGCGTGCTCCTGCCGCTGGGCGAGTCGTTCGTGGGGCGCCAGGTGGACTGCCTGGTGGTCCTCGACGATCCCCAGGTCTCGCGGCGCCACGCGGCGCTCACCCGCGGCGAGGCCGGCCTCAAGGTTCGCGATCTCGCCAGCCGCAACGGGGTGATGGTCAACGGCACGCGGGTGCCGGAGTCCGAGCTGAACGTCGGCGATCGCCTGCGCATCGGAGACACCCAGTTCCTCGTCGAAGCGGCTGGCGTGGGCGAGGCGCCCCCGGTGCCCGAGGTGACCGATCCGCATATGGTGCTGCCGATGGCAGCGCTGGCGCCCATGGGCCGGGCGGCGCTGCTCCGCGACCTGGCGCGCGATCTGGTGTTGGGCGCGCCGCTCAAGCTCGAGAAGCTGAACGAGCTGACGCAGATGTCGCTGTTCCCCCTGCGTCGGTTCGCGCTGGTGCGGCTGTCGGAAGGAAAAGTGCAGACGCTCTTCCACGCCTCGCGTGCCGAGACCGACATGGTGACGCCGCTCCAGGCCGCCATGCAGCTCTGCATGACCAGCGGCACGCCGGTCTCGGCGGCCGACGCGCGACGCGATCCGCGCTTCGCCAGCGCCCAGCCCCAGGTGGCCACGGTGCTCGCTGCGCCGCTGATGGGTCCGCAGGGCGCGTTCGGCGTGCTCTACGGCGACGCCCGAGAGGTGCAGAAGGTGGCGCCCGAAGAGGCCGTGGCCTTCGAGACGCTGGCGCACCTGTTGGCGATGCACGTGTCGAAGGGTTGA
- a CDS encoding protein kinase: MASFLSAPRARQVTMGHTYQLAARVEAGEVSELFRGTQNRNREVTLKLFAPRLSDPEYGKALVDASRKVGALGHPAILHYEDIGTVEHQLCCVRAHVEGYHLGTALSRLQSKEVVLTAPVALQIGVEVMRAVGTAHEAGLVHGALTPANIQVSRDGKVYVNDFMALWAMRQAASMRALADRGRQAYRAPEVAKGAEPDPAADVYSVGAILYELLTLREVAASRGGGVSTRRDVLTPPSRLDRRVNARLDPLIMRALDPLKSRRHKNCLEMAESIEAFLAAQGGVPGRAEIGKFVAELFPNEVNLAGSSSDLPFKQEFGLRPVAEGVSIPGLKIEVSERISYSQASIDISELLSDDEAGTQELTAADNVDQLEVTAPPEPPKPITSWDAPPGQLDPAVEKLRSTPGRAPLQPVDTQPVDRAELDAKQKRPKPEQNFVAKGDSRTDVTTNPTPASDLLGAAEEEDESKDTVPGKAKKIVGQERASKIRRPLDIKDAAPEKKSEKPAWYPKYEPRPPPPKPKTPFSHWGLAIFMAAIAAVLTYLGASHKTGGAVELPKGEKGDLHPVARPNEPKPEPQGGKEPPKEAVKEPPKPVHHAAPPPPPRPKSFCVSVEADLPGATVRIDNGTPLPLPLNNHAVAPGDHELVVAARGHVKRMHVTEALTMAPCVVQTVLLSKAGAR, translated from the coding sequence GTGGCATCGTTCCTGTCTGCGCCGCGGGCGCGCCAGGTGACGATGGGGCACACCTACCAGCTCGCGGCGCGTGTCGAGGCCGGAGAGGTCTCCGAGCTCTTCCGCGGCACGCAGAACCGCAACCGCGAGGTCACGCTCAAGCTCTTCGCGCCGCGGCTGAGCGACCCGGAGTACGGCAAGGCCCTCGTCGACGCCTCCCGCAAGGTGGGCGCCCTCGGCCACCCGGCGATCCTGCACTACGAGGACATCGGCACCGTGGAGCACCAGCTCTGCTGCGTGCGCGCGCACGTCGAGGGCTACCACCTGGGCACCGCGCTCTCGCGGCTTCAGTCGAAGGAGGTCGTGCTCACCGCGCCGGTGGCGCTGCAGATCGGCGTGGAGGTGATGCGCGCGGTGGGGACGGCGCACGAGGCGGGCCTCGTCCACGGGGCGCTCACGCCCGCGAACATCCAGGTCTCGCGCGACGGCAAGGTCTACGTGAACGACTTCATGGCGCTGTGGGCCATGCGCCAGGCCGCTTCGATGCGCGCGCTCGCGGACCGCGGCCGCCAGGCCTACCGCGCGCCCGAAGTCGCCAAGGGCGCCGAGCCCGATCCCGCCGCCGACGTGTACTCGGTGGGCGCCATCCTCTACGAGCTGCTCACGCTGCGCGAGGTCGCGGCCTCGCGCGGCGGCGGCGTGTCGACGCGACGCGATGTGCTCACGCCGCCCTCGCGCCTCGATCGACGCGTGAACGCGCGGCTCGACCCGCTCATCATGCGCGCGCTGGATCCGCTCAAGAGCCGGCGCCACAAGAACTGCCTGGAGATGGCCGAGTCGATCGAGGCCTTCCTCGCGGCGCAGGGCGGCGTCCCGGGACGCGCCGAGATCGGCAAGTTCGTGGCCGAGCTCTTTCCCAACGAGGTGAACCTCGCGGGCTCGAGCAGCGACTTGCCGTTCAAGCAGGAGTTCGGGCTGCGGCCGGTGGCCGAGGGCGTGTCGATTCCTGGGCTGAAGATCGAGGTCTCGGAGCGCATCTCGTACTCGCAGGCGTCGATCGACATCTCCGAGCTGCTCTCCGACGACGAGGCCGGTACCCAGGAGCTCACCGCCGCGGACAACGTGGATCAGCTCGAGGTGACTGCGCCGCCCGAGCCGCCCAAGCCCATCACCAGCTGGGATGCGCCGCCGGGCCAGCTCGATCCTGCCGTGGAGAAGCTGCGGAGCACGCCGGGGCGCGCGCCGCTCCAGCCGGTCGACACGCAGCCGGTCGATCGCGCCGAGCTCGACGCCAAGCAGAAGCGGCCCAAGCCCGAGCAGAACTTCGTGGCCAAGGGCGACTCGCGCACCGACGTCACCACCAACCCCACGCCGGCGTCGGACCTGCTGGGCGCCGCCGAGGAAGAGGACGAGTCGAAGGACACGGTGCCCGGCAAGGCCAAGAAGATCGTCGGGCAGGAGCGGGCGTCGAAGATTCGCCGGCCGCTCGACATCAAGGACGCAGCGCCGGAGAAGAAATCCGAGAAGCCCGCCTGGTACCCCAAGTACGAGCCGAGGCCGCCGCCGCCGAAGCCCAAGACGCCCTTCAGCCACTGGGGCCTCGCCATCTTCATGGCCGCGATCGCCGCGGTGCTCACCTACCTCGGCGCGAGCCACAAGACGGGCGGCGCGGTCGAGCTCCCGAAGGGCGAGAAGGGCGACTTGCACCCGGTCGCGCGGCCGAACGAGCCCAAGCCCGAGCCCCAGGGAGGCAAGGAGCCGCCGAAGGAAGCGGTGAAGGAGCCGCCCAAGCCGGTGCACCACGCCGCGCCGCCGCCGCCGCCCAGGCCGAAGAGCTTTTGCGTGAGCGTCGAGGCGGATCTGCCGGGCGCCACGGTGCGCATCGACAACGGCACACCGTTGCCGCTCCCGCTCAACAACCACGCGGTCGCGCCAGGGGATCACGAGCTCGTGGTCGCCGCCCGCGGACATGTGAAGAGGATGCACGTGACCGAGGCGCTGACGATGGCGCCGTGCGTGGTCCAGACGGTGCTCTTGAGCAAGGCCGGAGCGCGCTAG
- a CDS encoding response regulator transcription factor: protein MSEQPASDPIRVLVVEDQPQLLKNVLKLLSAYPQISVVGSAMDGETALVEAQKLQPQVMLLDLELPGMNGIQVTQKLKQRQPEVEVLILTTFDDEQKVYEAIQAGAGGYLVKRVAGEKIVQGIVDVWSGGTVLEAQIAKRFWNYFQSVQAQNAAPKDPWNLSELELELLRYVAKGLSNAEVGRVMNIERRTVRTHLSHIYKKMGVNTHVEAVVLALRHGLVQM from the coding sequence GTGAGCGAGCAGCCAGCCAGCGATCCCATCCGCGTCCTGGTGGTGGAGGACCAGCCGCAGCTCTTGAAGAACGTCCTCAAGCTGCTCTCGGCCTATCCCCAGATCTCCGTGGTCGGCAGCGCCATGGACGGCGAGACCGCGCTGGTGGAGGCCCAGAAGCTCCAGCCGCAGGTGATGCTCCTCGACCTCGAGCTGCCGGGCATGAACGGCATCCAGGTCACGCAGAAGCTCAAGCAGCGCCAGCCCGAAGTGGAAGTGCTCATCCTCACCACCTTCGACGACGAGCAGAAGGTCTACGAGGCCATCCAGGCCGGCGCGGGCGGCTACCTCGTGAAGCGCGTGGCCGGGGAGAAGATCGTCCAGGGCATCGTCGACGTGTGGAGCGGCGGCACGGTGCTCGAGGCGCAGATCGCCAAGCGGTTCTGGAACTACTTCCAGAGCGTTCAGGCCCAGAACGCGGCGCCGAAGGATCCGTGGAACCTCTCGGAGCTGGAGCTCGAGCTTCTGCGCTACGTGGCCAAGGGCCTGTCCAACGCCGAGGTCGGGCGGGTGATGAACATCGAGCGGCGCACGGTGCGCACGCACCTCTCGCACATCTACAAGAAGATGGGCGTGAACACGCACGTCGAGGCGGTGGTGCTCGCGCTGCGCCACGGCCTGGTGCAGATGTGA
- a CDS encoding alpha/beta hydrolase, protein MTAFLALLLAAAPAPAKPGVYRRAAISADGLHLAVYLYVPERPLVGAPPVLLVPDLGTTHDIYDVAGEGLARELASRGLTVETFDWRGTGLSQVPDHDPTLDELLAQDLPTAASALGDRPMVLLGWGFGGALAYAAAVGPLKAQTHGIIALNAVVDADVPNAIVERLFASGDALDLSRELASPAPQRRGSLFDLLWVHGATLDATEVNAVQAHALAPLSASQVAQLNAWMHARTTTLGGKPYPDQLSELDVPVLALLGMRDNWSHPEFASTIHDHAPKSHVELKPLTTFEGYREDPGHLGLILGRTAREQLAPLMVDFVRAQTVMEVQK, encoded by the coding sequence GTGACGGCGTTTCTCGCGCTGTTGCTCGCCGCTGCGCCTGCGCCCGCCAAGCCCGGCGTCTATCGGCGCGCGGCCATCTCCGCCGACGGGCTGCACCTCGCGGTCTACCTCTACGTGCCCGAGCGCCCGCTCGTCGGCGCGCCGCCGGTGCTGCTCGTGCCGGATCTGGGGACCACGCACGACATCTACGACGTGGCGGGCGAGGGGCTCGCGCGCGAGCTCGCGTCGCGCGGGCTGACCGTGGAGACCTTCGACTGGCGCGGCACCGGGCTCTCGCAGGTTCCCGATCACGATCCCACGCTCGACGAGCTGCTCGCGCAGGATCTTCCAACTGCGGCGAGTGCTCTCGGGGATCGGCCGATGGTGCTGCTCGGCTGGGGGTTCGGCGGCGCGCTCGCGTATGCGGCAGCCGTGGGTCCGCTCAAGGCGCAGACCCACGGCATCATCGCGCTCAACGCGGTGGTCGACGCGGACGTGCCCAATGCGATCGTCGAGCGGCTCTTCGCCAGCGGCGACGCGCTCGATCTCTCGCGTGAGCTCGCGAGCCCCGCGCCGCAGCGCCGCGGCAGCCTCTTCGACTTGCTCTGGGTGCACGGCGCCACGCTCGACGCCACCGAGGTGAACGCGGTTCAGGCGCACGCGCTGGCGCCGCTCTCGGCCTCGCAGGTGGCGCAGCTCAACGCGTGGATGCACGCGCGCACCACCACGCTCGGCGGCAAGCCCTATCCCGACCAGCTGAGCGAGCTCGACGTGCCGGTGCTCGCGCTCCTCGGCATGCGCGACAACTGGAGCCACCCCGAGTTCGCCAGCACCATCCACGACCACGCGCCCAAGAGCCACGTGGAGCTGAAGCCGCTGACCACGTTCGAGGGCTACCGCGAGGATCCCGGCCACCTCGGCTTGATCCTCGGACGCACCGCGCGCGAGCAGCTCGCGCCGCTGATGGTGGACTTCGTGCGCGCGCAGACGGTGATGGAGGTGCAGAAGTGA
- a CDS encoding alpha/beta hydrolase, with amino-acid sequence MTARVVLALALASLGGCAITRTYYGEPLPLDAEVLVAHTADGVDIPVIHYQAVGAKKPVPILFLHGISANARHMDLDAEHSLARWFAARGYETFSMSLRNTLDELLPESAHRADPKNTNFDTYSLYDLPAAIALVKAKTGASEVDFVGHSMGGMTLYAYLARGGGSIHAAVVLGSPTRLRLGSRIEPFILHQGETVLKGVDVVPNAALADLVVPLTGTVNSPVDDLVINLENADVATWQKMEAIGTGDLAGGVLRQFVKCIADDKLESADGSIDYLAALHDVKVPTLVVAGKADHIGLAQSVKAGYDALGGEKKFFVAGVENGFARDYGHCDLTVGERAPYEVYPLIRRWFEQH; translated from the coding sequence GTGACCGCGCGCGTGGTGCTGGCGCTCGCGTTGGCGAGCCTCGGTGGCTGCGCCATCACGCGCACCTACTACGGCGAGCCGCTGCCGCTCGACGCCGAGGTGCTCGTCGCGCACACCGCCGACGGCGTGGACATCCCCGTCATCCACTACCAGGCCGTGGGCGCCAAGAAGCCGGTGCCGATCCTGTTCCTGCACGGCATCAGCGCCAACGCGCGCCACATGGATCTCGACGCCGAGCACAGCCTGGCCCGCTGGTTCGCGGCCCGCGGCTACGAGACGTTCTCCATGAGCCTGCGCAACACGCTCGACGAGCTCCTGCCCGAGAGCGCGCACCGCGCCGATCCCAAGAACACCAACTTCGACACGTACTCGCTCTACGACCTGCCCGCGGCCATCGCGCTCGTGAAGGCGAAGACGGGCGCAAGCGAGGTGGACTTCGTGGGCCACAGCATGGGCGGGATGACCCTCTATGCCTACCTCGCGCGCGGCGGCGGGAGCATCCACGCGGCGGTGGTGCTGGGCTCACCCACGCGGCTGCGGCTGGGCTCGCGCATCGAGCCGTTCATCCTCCACCAGGGCGAGACGGTGCTGAAGGGCGTGGACGTGGTGCCCAACGCCGCGCTCGCGGACCTCGTGGTGCCGCTGACCGGTACCGTGAACAGCCCCGTGGATGATCTGGTGATCAACCTCGAAAACGCCGACGTGGCCACCTGGCAGAAGATGGAAGCCATTGGCACGGGCGATCTCGCGGGCGGCGTGCTGCGGCAGTTCGTGAAGTGCATCGCCGACGACAAGTTGGAGAGCGCCGACGGCAGCATCGACTACCTGGCCGCGCTGCACGACGTGAAGGTGCCCACGCTGGTCGTCGCGGGGAAGGCCGACCACATCGGCCTCGCGCAGTCGGTGAAGGCTGGCTACGACGCGCTGGGCGGGGAGAAGAAGTTCTTCGTGGCCGGCGTCGAGAACGGCTTCGCCCGCGACTACGGCCACTGCGATCTCACCGTGGGCGAGCGCGCGCCGTACGAGGTGTATCCGCTCATCCGGCGCTGGTTCGAGCAGCACTAG
- a CDS encoding NADH:flavin oxidoreductase: MAERDSRLELVERLLPVTRWPSRAEAEASRWFSPVRIGALELRERTWVPAMVPWRATEEGEVTEGVLAWYRRFAQGEPGAIVVEATGIRDVPSGPLLRIGHDRFLPGLKRLVETVREASGGRTKLFIQIIDFLRIRRRPTREAFLTRFLALDDAYREAISKSLGHDVPESGLRAALLAMDEARLEKVLRPRDLEAYRMGQRQRVTDVEEPEIRELPSVLPKLFSDAAARAQEAGFDGVELHAAHAYTLASFLSRHNTRTDGYGGPRENRVRLPLEVAQAVRERVGRGCVVGVRFLGDESIDGGSDVEDAAFFGREFARAGLDFLSISRGGKFEDAKQPRVGHAAYPYTGPSGHECMPTTRIAEPGPFGRNVHLAARVRAVVREAGLSTPVVAAGGIASFLQAEGILERGEADIVAAARQSLADPDWFKKLRLGRGSEVRRCLFTNYCEGLDQAHKPVTCQRWDREFTEGEPGVLLSPDGRRRLTAPPWSP; this comes from the coding sequence ATGGCCGAGCGCGATTCCCGATTGGAGCTGGTGGAGCGGCTGCTCCCGGTGACGCGCTGGCCGAGCCGCGCGGAGGCCGAGGCCTCCCGCTGGTTCAGCCCAGTTCGCATTGGCGCGCTCGAGCTGCGCGAGCGCACCTGGGTTCCGGCGATGGTGCCCTGGCGCGCGACCGAGGAAGGCGAGGTCACCGAGGGTGTGCTCGCGTGGTACCGGCGCTTCGCCCAGGGCGAGCCGGGCGCGATCGTCGTCGAGGCCACCGGCATTCGCGATGTGCCCAGCGGCCCGTTGCTGCGCATCGGCCACGACCGGTTCCTGCCCGGCTTGAAGCGGCTCGTCGAGACCGTGCGCGAAGCCAGCGGCGGGCGCACCAAGCTCTTCATCCAGATCATCGACTTCTTGCGCATCCGACGCCGGCCCACGCGCGAGGCGTTCCTGACGCGCTTCCTCGCGCTCGACGACGCGTACCGGGAGGCCATCTCGAAATCGCTCGGCCACGACGTGCCGGAGTCCGGGCTGCGCGCGGCGCTGCTCGCGATGGACGAGGCGCGGCTCGAGAAGGTGCTGCGTCCGCGCGATCTCGAGGCGTACCGGATGGGGCAGCGCCAGCGCGTGACCGATGTGGAAGAGCCGGAGATCCGCGAGCTGCCGTCCGTGCTGCCGAAGCTCTTCTCGGATGCGGCGGCGCGCGCGCAGGAGGCCGGCTTCGACGGCGTCGAGCTCCACGCGGCCCACGCGTACACGCTCGCGAGCTTCCTCTCGAGGCACAACACGCGCACCGACGGCTACGGCGGCCCGCGCGAGAACCGCGTCCGCTTGCCGCTCGAGGTGGCGCAGGCGGTGCGCGAGCGGGTGGGGCGAGGCTGCGTGGTCGGCGTGCGCTTCCTCGGCGATGAGTCGATCGACGGCGGCAGCGACGTGGAGGACGCCGCGTTCTTCGGCCGCGAGTTCGCGCGCGCGGGGCTCGACTTCTTGTCCATCTCGCGCGGCGGCAAGTTCGAGGACGCGAAGCAGCCGCGCGTCGGGCACGCCGCGTATCCGTACACCGGGCCGTCGGGCCACGAGTGCATGCCCACCACGCGCATCGCCGAGCCGGGGCCGTTCGGGCGAAACGTGCACCTCGCCGCGCGCGTGCGTGCGGTGGTGCGCGAGGCCGGCCTCTCCACGCCGGTCGTGGCTGCGGGCGGCATCGCCAGCTTCTTGCAAGCGGAAGGCATCCTCGAGCGCGGCGAGGCCGACATTGTGGCCGCCGCGCGGCAGTCGCTCGCCGACCCGGATTGGTTCAAGAAGCTGCGCCTCGGGCGCGGCAGTGAAGTGCGTCGCTGCCTCTTCACGAACTACTGCGAAGGCCTCGATCAGGCCCACAAGCCCGTCACCTGCCAGCGCTGGGATCGCGAGTTCACCGAAGGCGAGCCCGGCGTGCTGCTGAGCCCCGACGGCCGCCGGCGACTCACTGCGCCGCCCTGGAGCCCTTGA
- a CDS encoding aminopeptidase P family protein, with protein MIKAPAHKPAAPAGQPKTNSYDLQPPQALLDFMVTGWKAPAGKLPPKIAGAKNFHARRRALSAMFPGEWLVIATGHEKVRANDTTYRFRPGTDFYYFTGNVEPDGVLMMLPQEGGGHRDVLFVEPNPGKTDSTFFTDRSKGELWVGPRLGVPETAARYGIDEARPLKELPEMIRGLHEGATRPWRVLRGIDPVLDAQLPAQTERDKAFATALSEMRLLKDSLEISELRKAIKSTQNGFEDVIRALPHSETERWVEGVFNLRARVEGNDVGYGTIAAAGHHACTLHWVQNDGPVKKGELLLLDAGVEADTLYTADITRTLPISGKFSKEQREIYQLVLDAQREAFKAVKPGNDFLEPNRVAMRVLANGLEKLGILPMSADEALADEHQFYKRYSLHNVSHMLGLDVHDCAAARMEAYKFGKLKPGMVLTVEPGLYFQIDDLTVPAKYRGIGVRIEDDVVVTEKGCTVLSDDIPRETDEVEGWMATLWGKSKPKAKKKPAKAKKSKR; from the coding sequence ATGATCAAAGCCCCTGCCCACAAGCCCGCCGCTCCTGCAGGCCAGCCCAAGACCAACTCCTACGATCTCCAGCCGCCCCAGGCGCTGCTGGACTTCATGGTCACCGGTTGGAAGGCGCCCGCGGGCAAGCTGCCTCCGAAGATCGCGGGCGCGAAGAACTTCCACGCACGGCGCCGCGCGCTGTCGGCGATGTTCCCGGGTGAGTGGCTGGTGATCGCCACGGGCCACGAGAAGGTCCGCGCCAACGACACCACCTACCGCTTCCGGCCAGGGACGGATTTCTATTACTTCACGGGCAACGTCGAGCCGGATGGCGTGCTGATGATGCTGCCGCAGGAAGGCGGCGGTCACCGCGACGTGCTCTTCGTGGAGCCCAATCCCGGCAAGACGGATTCCACGTTCTTCACCGATCGCTCGAAGGGCGAGCTCTGGGTCGGCCCGCGGCTGGGCGTGCCGGAGACCGCTGCGCGCTACGGCATCGACGAGGCGCGGCCGTTGAAGGAGCTGCCGGAGATGATCCGCGGGCTGCACGAGGGCGCGACGCGTCCTTGGCGCGTGCTCCGCGGCATCGATCCCGTGCTCGACGCGCAGCTGCCCGCGCAGACCGAGCGCGACAAGGCGTTCGCGACGGCGCTGTCGGAGATGCGCCTGCTCAAGGACTCGCTGGAGATCAGCGAGCTGCGCAAGGCCATCAAGTCCACGCAGAACGGCTTCGAGGACGTGATCCGCGCGCTGCCGCACTCCGAGACGGAGCGCTGGGTGGAAGGCGTCTTCAACCTGCGCGCGCGCGTGGAGGGCAACGACGTGGGCTACGGCACCATCGCCGCGGCCGGCCACCACGCGTGCACGCTGCACTGGGTGCAGAACGACGGCCCGGTGAAGAAGGGCGAGCTGCTCCTGCTCGACGCCGGCGTCGAGGCCGACACGCTCTACACCGCCGACATCACCCGCACCCTGCCCATCTCCGGCAAGTTCTCGAAGGAGCAGCGCGAGATCTATCAGCTGGTGCTCGACGCGCAGCGCGAGGCGTTCAAGGCCGTGAAGCCGGGCAACGACTTCCTCGAGCCGAACCGCGTGGCCATGCGCGTGCTCGCGAACGGCCTGGAGAAGCTCGGCATCCTGCCCATGAGCGCGGACGAGGCGCTGGCCGACGAGCACCAGTTCTACAAGCGCTACTCGCTCCACAACGTGAGCCACATGCTCGGCCTGGACGTGCACGACTGCGCCGCCGCCCGGATGGAGGCCTACAAGTTCGGCAAGCTGAAGCCGGGCATGGTGCTCACCGTCGAGCCGGGCCTCTACTTCCAGATCGACGACCTCACCGTGCCCGCGAAGTACCGCGGCATCGGCGTGCGCATCGAGGACGACGTCGTCGTCACCGAGAAGGGCTGCACCGTCCTGTCCGACGACATCCCGCGCGAGACGGACGAGGTCGAAGGCTGGATGGCGACGCTCTGGGGCAAGTCGAAGCCGAAGGCCAAGAAGAAGCCGGCCAAGGCCAAGAAGTCGAAGCGCTAA
- the truB gene encoding tRNA pseudouridine(55) synthase TruB, whose product MRPGFRIVHKPVGDTSFSLVRAAMDQAAALGLAKQLKVVHGGALDPFAEGLVLLALGEATKLVDLVHEAPKSYRATIAWGVETDTGDPLGEPVAHGDASKLTRDALEAALAKFLGWHEQVPPATSNKRVDGERAYEKAHRGEAVELPASRVYLHAARFLDANTLELTCRGGFYVRSLARDLGRALGVPAHLSALVRTAIGPWTKAGDLVGDALVPWLPSRVLDDDEAIAVEQGKPTAMGSLASPSWSLPDYPMPESPIRALYRGKLVALLEKRDEKLARVTELRGGL is encoded by the coding sequence GTGCGTCCGGGCTTCCGCATCGTCCACAAGCCGGTCGGCGACACGAGCTTCTCGCTCGTGCGCGCAGCGATGGACCAAGCCGCGGCGCTCGGGCTCGCCAAGCAGCTCAAGGTCGTCCACGGCGGCGCGCTGGATCCGTTCGCCGAAGGTCTGGTGCTGCTCGCGCTCGGCGAAGCGACCAAGCTCGTGGACCTGGTCCACGAAGCGCCCAAGAGCTATCGCGCCACGATCGCCTGGGGCGTCGAGACCGACACCGGCGATCCGCTCGGCGAGCCCGTCGCGCACGGCGACGCGAGCAAGCTCACCCGCGATGCGCTCGAAGCCGCGCTGGCGAAGTTCCTCGGCTGGCACGAGCAGGTGCCGCCCGCCACGAGCAACAAGCGCGTCGACGGCGAGCGCGCGTACGAAAAAGCGCATCGCGGCGAAGCGGTCGAGCTGCCGGCGTCGCGCGTGTACCTGCACGCGGCGCGGTTTCTGGACGCGAACACGCTCGAGCTGACCTGTCGCGGCGGGTTCTACGTGCGCTCGCTCGCGCGCGATCTCGGGCGCGCGCTCGGGGTGCCGGCGCACCTCTCGGCGCTGGTGCGGACCGCGATTGGGCCGTGGACGAAGGCGGGCGACCTCGTCGGCGACGCCCTGGTGCCCTGGCTGCCGTCGCGCGTGCTCGATGACGACGAAGCGATCGCTGTGGAGCAGGGCAAGCCGACTGCGATGGGCTCGCTCGCGTCGCCGAGCTGGTCGCTGCCCGACTACCCGATGCCCGAGTCGCCCATTCGTGCGCTGTATCGCGGAAAGCTCGTGGCGCTGCTGGAGAAGCGGGACGAGAAGCTTGCGCGGGTCACCGAGCTGCGCGGCGGACTATGA